The Rhododendron vialii isolate Sample 1 chromosome 5a, ASM3025357v1 genome contains a region encoding:
- the LOC131327819 gene encoding uncharacterized protein LOC131327819 encodes MGNGDFMGKNPDAAWEFLDALVEKAQTWQYINPGDQAMRNQGPNGSGKFSLSEQNGFKTRLDELSMKMDRMKLDAVQVKDVKEVRQVKKVCVICETVGHSTDNCHTIPALRHHYSQLPTEEVCALNQRCDPYSNTYNPGLRSNPAFRWGNQNESGTSSTSQAPPPVQNQTWRQPQLQGPPRFPAIQGPLGFIPPNQFHEQNQFQSQHAPPPRRSLEDTMNAFCRMQTTTNEQTAQALNDIRNQMGNSSVNFPEQAKAIISLRSGKIVDNAQVEPPVTPSLLPFPAPLQPTTPNEESPMQAPTEEEKGKAKESDVPQAFTVPPPYPNRLKKPAKPNLNTDIYDLLKQVTVNLPLLDAIKHISSYAKFLRDLCTHKRKLQVQKKVFLTEQVSSLFQSTLPPKYNDLACPTISITIGGKVVEKALLDLGASVNLLPFSVYEQLGLGEMKPTRVTLQLADMSIRVPKGMVEDVLLQVDQFVYPVDFVVLDTCPVPAAQAAVPIILGRPFLATSDAVIHCRDG; translated from the exons ATGGGAAACggtgattttatggggaagaaTCCTGATGCCGCTTGGGAATTTTTAGACGCTTTGGTAGAGAAGGCTCAAACTTGGCAATATATAAATCCAGGCGATCAAGCAATGAGAAACCAAGGCCCAAATGGCTCCGGCAAGTTTTCACTAAGCGAGCAGAATGGTTTCAAGACCAGGTTAGACGAATTATCAATGAAGATGGACAGAATGAAATTGGACGCGGTCCAAGTGAAAGACGTCAAGGAAGTTCGACAAGTAAAGAAAGTGTGTGTCATTTGTGAGACTGTGGGCCATTCAACTGACAATTGCCATACCATTCCCGCCCTCCGACACCATTATAGTCAACTTCCCACGGAAGAAGTTTGTGCTTTGAATCAACGTTGTGATCCATATTCCAATACTTACAATCCGGGGTTGCGGTCCAATCCGGCTTTCCGTTGGGGTAATCAAAATGAATCAGGCACTTCATCAACGTCTCAAGCTCCTCCTCCCGTTCAGAATCAAACTTGGCGGCAACCTCAGCTTCAAGGCCCGCCCCGTTTTCCTGCAATTCAAGGACCACTAGGTTTCATACCGCCCAATCAATTTCACGAGCAAAACCAGTTTCAGTCACAGCATGCACCGCCTCCGCGGAGATCTTTGGAGGACACCATGAATGCGTTTTGTCGAATGCAAACTACTACCAACGAGCAAACCGCTCAAGCTTTGAACGATATAAGGAATCAAATGGGCAA CTCTTCGGTGAATTTCCCCGAGCAAGCCAAGGCCATTATTTCTTTGAGGAGCGGGAAGATCGTGGACAATGCTCAAGTGGAGCCACCAGTGACGCCAAGTTTACTACCGTTTCCGGCACCATTGCAGCCAACGACGCCAAATGAGGAATCTCCCATGCAAGCTCCTacagaagaagagaagggaaaggcCAAGGAGAGTGATGTTCCGCAAGCTTTCACCGTTCCCCCTCCATATCCTAACAGACTAAAGAAGCCAGCTAAGCCAAATCTGAATACTGATATCTATGATCTGCTTAAGCAAGTGACCGTCAATCTTCCTTTGCTCGATGCTATCAAACATATTTCGTCCTATGCTAAATTTTTGAGGGACTTGTGTACTCATAAACGCAAGCTCCAAGTACAAAAGAAGGTGTTCTTAACCGAGCAAGTGAGCTCGCTCTTTCAGTCAACCCTTCCTCCCAAGTATAATGATCTGGCGTGTCCGACAATATCCATCACCATCGGGGGTAAAGTTGTGGAAAAAGCTCTTCTTGATTTAGGCGCGAGTGTCAACCTATTGCCGTTCTCGGTATACGAAcaacttgggttgggagaaaTGAAGCCAACTCGGGTGACTTTACAATTGGCGGATATGAGTATCCGAGTGCCTAAGGGGATGGTCGAAGATGTGCTTCttcaagttgatcaatttgtgTACCCGGTTGACTTCGTGGTTCTTGACACATGTCCGGTGCCGGCGGCTCAGGCCGCCGTTCCAATTATTCTCGGGCGCCCGTTTTTAGCAACATCCGATGCTGTGATTCACTGCCGGGATGGCTAA